The stretch of DNA CGTGCGTGGCTTCCTCCTGGGCTTCCCGCTCGGCCTTCTCCATCCGGGATTCCACCGGACCGGCACCCTGGATCGGGCGGGTCTCCTTGGAGAGCCAGATCTCACGGAAATCGCGCTTGCGGATGTTGGTGAAGACCTGGGCAATCTCGGCCTGGTTCAGGGTTTCGCGTTCCAGCAGCTCAAGGGCCAGCGAGTCCAGGACGTCGCGGTTTTCGGTCAGGATGGCGTAAGCCTCGTCGTGGGCGCCTTCGATCAGGCGGCGGACTTCCTCATCGACGATGTAGGCGATCTGGTCCGAATAGTTGCGCTCGTGGCCGGCGTCGCGGCCCAGGAAGGGCTCGCCGCCGCCCTGGCCGAGGCGCACGGCCCCGACGCGCTCACTCATGCCGAACTCGGTGACCATCTTCCGGGCGATCCCGGTGGCCTTTTCGATGTCGTTGGACGCGCCCGTGGACGGATCGTGGAAGACGAGCTCTTCCGCGACGCGGCCGCCCATGGCGTACGCCATCTGGTCGAGCAGCTCGTTGCGGGTGACCGAGTACTTGTCGTTTTCCGGGACCACCATGGTGTAACCCAGGGCGCGGCCACGCGGCAGGATGGTGATCTTGGTGACCGGCGCCGAGTTCCGCAGGGCCGCCGCCACGAGGGCGTGTCCGCCTTCGTGGTAGGCGGTGACCTTGCGCTCGTGTTCCTTCATGACCCGGCTGCGCTTCTGCGGGCCGGCCATGACCCGGTCGATGGCCTCGTCGAGGGCGCGGTCGTCGATCAGGTTGGCGTTGGAGCGTGCGGTCAGCAGGGCGGCCTCGTTGAGCACGTTGGCCAGGTCCGCGCCGGTGTAGCCGGGGGTCTTCTTTGCCACGGCCCGCAGGTCCACGCCCGGAGCCATCGGCTTTCCCTTCGCGTGGACCTTCAGGATCTGGTCGCGGCCGATCAGGTCGGGGGCCTCGACGGAGATCTGGCGGTCGAAGCGGCCCGGGCGCAGCAGGGCCGGGTCGAGCACGTCGGGGCGGTTGGTGGCCGCGATCAGGATGACGTTGGTCTTGACGTCGAAGCCGTCCATTTCAACCAGCAGCTGGTTGAGGGTCTGCTCGCGTTCGTCGTTGCCGCCGCCGATGCCGGCACCGCGGTGGCGGCCGACGGCGTCGATCTCGTCCACGAAGATGATGGCCGGCGCGTTCGCCTTGGCCTGTTCGAACAGGTCGCGGACGCGGGAGGCGCCGACGCCGACGAACATTTCCACGAAGTCGGAACCGGAGATGGAGAAGAAGGGCACCCCGGCCTCACCCGCAACGGCGCGGGCCAGGAGGGTCTTTCCGGTGCCCGGAGGGCCGTAGAGCAGCACGCCCTTGGGGATCTTGGCGCCAACGGCCTGGAACTTGGCCGGCTCCTGGAGGAATTCCTTGATTTCTTCGAGTTCTTCGACGGCCTCGTCGGCGCCGGCGACGTCACTGAAGGTGACCTGTGGCATGTCCTTGTTGACCAGCTTGGCCTTGGACTTACCGAATTGCATGACCTTGGAGCCGCCGCCCTGCATGCGGGAGAGCAGGAACCAGAAGAGGACGCCCAGCAGAAGCACGGGGATCAGGAGCGAGAACAGCCCGGAGAACCAGTTGTTCTCGACCGGCTGGTCGGTGAAGCCGCTCGGCGGCTTGGAATCCGTGACGGCCTTGACGACGTCCTGGGCACGGGCGTTGACGTAATAGAACTGGACGTTCTTGCCCTTGTCCTGGCCGTCGACCGAAAGGTTGTCCTTGAGCACCAGGTCCACACGGTTCTCGGCGTCGAAAATCTTGGCCTGTTCAACCTTGCCGCCTGCGGTCAGCAGTCCAAGGCCCTTGTCCGTATCGATCCGGTTTGAGCCGCCCGGTGCCAGGGTGGCAAAGGCCAGAAGCAGCATACCGACAACGACGACAATCCAGATGCCCGGGCCCTTGAAGAAACTCTTAGCTTTCATCTGTTCGGGGCTGGCCCCGTCCCTCCTGGTAGTGCTGCACGGCGACCGTTCTGCGCGCGTGTGGTGCTGCGTCAGTGTCTAGCTATACACCGTCGCAATAACTCACGCACGGTGAAGTCCAAAAGTTCCCTCTGGGCGTAGCGGACCGGGACGGTTTTGACTCAGGACAGACCCAGCCGGGTCACAGGAATGGCGCATCACCGGGCCGGGGCAGGCGCGCCGCTACTCGTAGACGTGCGGTGCGAGGGTGCCGACGAAGTCCAGGTTGCGGTACTTCTCTGCGTAGTCCAGGCCGTAACCCACGACGAACTCGTTGGGGATGTCGTAGCCGACGTACTTGACGTCGATCTTGACCTTGGCGGCCGTGGGCTTGCGGAAGGCGGTGCAGATTTCGACCGAGGCCGTGCCGCGTGATTCCAGGTTGGTCTTGAGCCAGGACAGCGTCAGGCCGGAGTCGATGATGTCCTCGACGATCAGGACGTCCTTGCCCATCAGGTCCGTGTCGAGGTCCTTGAGGATGCGGACGACGCCGGAGGACTGCGTGCCGGAGCCGTAGGAGGAGACGGCCATCCAGTCCATCGAGACGTGGCTGTGCAGGGCCCGGGCCAGGTCTGCCATGACCATGACGGCGCCCTTGAGCACGCCGACGATCAACAGATCACGGCCTTCATAGTCCTTGTCGATCTCGGCAGCGAGTTCGGTGATCCGGGTCTGGATCTGTTCCTTGGAGTACAGAACGTGCTTGAGGTCTGCCTGGACGTCGTTTGAATCCACCAATGGCTCCTGTGTAGATGCGGGGTCGACTAGATAAGGGGCGGTTTGTGAGGCCGGAATACAAGCTTCCCACAGCGCGCGCCCTGCCGGGGCACGCCGGCGGCGTCGGACTGCCCCGCCGTGAGCAGTCGCGCGAGCGAGAGCCGGTAGACGCTGACCCCGCCGGGGAGCTCCACCGGGCCGGCCGATCCCTGCCGGCGCAGCAGCGCTTCCGCGGCGAGCAGGCGCTGGTAACTGGGCTGTTGACCGCCGACGGCGGCGGCCGCCTTGGCGATGACCCGGAACCTCACGGCCGGGGCCAGTTCGCGCAGGGCGTCCTCGGGGAGGCTGATCTCAGCCCCGGACTGCTCCCGCAGCCGGGCAAAGGTGTCGTTCGCCACGTCCTCAAGGAAATCGGCGTCGAGCTGCAGGATGGCGGCGGTCCTGGCCAGCGACTCGGCGACTCCCGGTCCGAGCTTTTTCTCGAGCAGCGGCAACACCTCGACGCGTGTCCGGGACCTGGCAAAGGCCGGATCGGCGTTGCTGGGATCATGCCAGGGATCCAGGCCCTCCACGGCGCAGATCTCCAGGGTCTGGTCCCGGCGCAGGCCGAGGAAGGGCCGGAGCAGTCGGCCGCGGGCCGGACGCATCCCGGCAAGGGACCGGGTCCCGGAACCCCGCGCCAGCCCCAAGAGGACCTGTTCGGCCTGGTCATCGAGGGTGTGCCCGAGCAGGATCGCCCCTGCGCCGGTTTCGTCGGCGATGCCTTCGAGCGCCGCATGGCGGGCGTCCCGGGCAGCTGCTTCCGGGCCCATGCCGGTGGCGGCGACCTCGACGGCCCGGACCGCGACGGGTGCGAGTCCCAGTTCCCGGAGCACCCGGGCCGTGGTGGCGGCCACCGCGGCGGAGCCCGGCTGCAGCTGGTGGTCAACGACGACGGCGCCAACGGACACCGGGCGGCCGTCCACGTGCCCGCGGCGGGCGAAGTAGGCGGCGACGGCCGCGAGGGCCAGCGAATCGGGGCCGCCGCTGCAGGCGACGAGCACACGCTCCGGGTAGCCGGCGGCGGCCAGTGCGTCCTGCAGCATTTTCCGCGCCGTGCCGACGACGGGCGCGAGCCGGCCGGGCCTGCGTCGTCCGGTGGGAACGGCGGGGCCGCCGGCGGCGGGAGGTGGGCCTGGAGGTGCGGCGGGGGGTTTGCTGGCAGGCACCGGGACTAGAGCCCCATCCGTTCGAGCCAGAGCTTCGAATCGTGGATCTCGGTTTCGGTTGGCAGCTGGGCCGCGGAGTCCCAGACCCTGTTGAAGCCTTCCATCCCCGCCACGGCGACGACCTCTCGGACGAACTTTGCGCCGTCGCTGTACTGGCGCATCTTGGCATCGAGGCCCAGGAGGTTGCGGATGAACTTCTCGATCACGCCGTGGTTCTTGCCGCGCGAGTTGAAGCGCTGCCGGATGGTCTTCACCGAGGGGACGATGCCGGCGTCGACGGCGTCCATCACCACGTTGGCGTGACCTTCGAGCAGGCTCATGAGGGCCGTGAGGCGGGAGAGCGCGGCTTTTTCCTCCGGATTCTGCAGCAGGTCAAGGATGGCGCCGCGGCCGGGGACGGCACCGGGCGCGGCCCGGTCCTTGAGCGACTTTGCCGCAGCCGAGGCCCGCTCCATGAGGGAATCGACGTTGCCCAGCAGCTGGCCGCTGAGGTTCTCAATCTCGTCCAGCATGTGGTGCCGCAGCCACGGGGCGGCCGCGAACTGCACCCGGTGGGTTTGTTCATGCAGGCAGACCCAGAGCCGGAAATCAGCGGGTTCTACGTTGAGGTCGCGTTCCACGGAGATGATGTTCGGGGCCACGAGCAGCAGGCGTCCGGCGGCGGGGGCCGTGGAGTTTTCGGCCAGCGCGGAGAAGGGATCGTACTGGCCCAGGACCTTGCTGGAGAGGAAGGCCAGGACCGCGCCGAGCTGCCCGCCGGTGATGGCGCCGCTGACGCTGGCCGCGCCTGTACTGACGGTGCCGCGGCGGCCCTCGAGCATCCTTTCCATCGCGGGCTGGAGCATGACGGCGAAGCTCTGGGTGTTCGCCCTGGCCCAGGATGCCCGGTCCACCACTAGGACCGAGGAGTCCCGCAGGTCCCGAGCGGCCTCGAGTCCGGTGATGTCGTGGACGTGGGGCACGGAGATCTCGGCCATGAGCCGCAGATTGTCCACCGCGGCACCGATTTCGGCGGATCCCAGGGTGGGCCCGGCAGGCGCCAGGCGGGCGGCCGTCGCAGCGGCAAGTTCCCAGTTGACGAGGTTTTGGGCTTGGGCTGATGTCTCGCGTGCAGAGGACTCCATAGGATCCATCAGATCACAGCGGGCTGGCGTTCCGCCTTAAGTTCGCTGACCGGCGAACGAGTCCGCTGACCGGCGAAGGCCGCGTCAGCGGCAGCCGCAGCCGGCCAGGAGTGACGCGGCCCGGTCCAGGGCGGGCTTGTTGGCGGCGCCCGGAGTCAGCCCGTTGCCGATGAAGGAGAACACGAGCAGCCGGCCGTCGGCGTCGACGACATAGCCGCTGAGCGCGATCACGGTGTTCAGCGTGCCCGTCTTGGCGCGGACCAGGCCCGCGCCGCGTGCCGTGGACGCATCGGTGTAGCGGTCCCCCAGCGTTCCCGTGAGGGCGGCCACCGGGAACCCGGCAAGGGCGGCGCGGAGCCGCGGGTCCGGGCCGGAGGTT from Arthrobacter sp. PAMC25564 encodes:
- the hpt gene encoding hypoxanthine phosphoribosyltransferase, which produces MDSNDVQADLKHVLYSKEQIQTRITELAAEIDKDYEGRDLLIVGVLKGAVMVMADLARALHSHVSMDWMAVSSYGSGTQSSGVVRILKDLDTDLMGKDVLIVEDIIDSGLTLSWLKTNLESRGTASVEICTAFRKPTAAKVKIDVKYVGYDIPNEFVVGYGLDYAEKYRNLDFVGTLAPHVYE
- the tilS gene encoding tRNA lysidine(34) synthetase TilS, with the protein product MLQDALAAAGYPERVLVACSGGPDSLALAAVAAYFARRGHVDGRPVSVGAVVVDHQLQPGSAAVAATTARVLRELGLAPVAVRAVEVAATGMGPEAAARDARHAALEGIADETGAGAILLGHTLDDQAEQVLLGLARGSGTRSLAGMRPARGRLLRPFLGLRRDQTLEICAVEGLDPWHDPSNADPAFARSRTRVEVLPLLEKKLGPGVAESLARTAAILQLDADFLEDVANDTFARLREQSGAEISLPEDALRELAPAVRFRVIAKAAAAVGGQQPSYQRLLAAEALLRRQGSAGPVELPGGVSVYRLSLARLLTAGQSDAAGVPRQGARCGKLVFRPHKPPLI
- the ftsH gene encoding ATP-dependent zinc metalloprotease FtsH, producing MKAKSFFKGPGIWIVVVVGMLLLAFATLAPGGSNRIDTDKGLGLLTAGGKVEQAKIFDAENRVDLVLKDNLSVDGQDKGKNVQFYYVNARAQDVVKAVTDSKPPSGFTDQPVENNWFSGLFSLLIPVLLLGVLFWFLLSRMQGGGSKVMQFGKSKAKLVNKDMPQVTFSDVAGADEAVEELEEIKEFLQEPAKFQAVGAKIPKGVLLYGPPGTGKTLLARAVAGEAGVPFFSISGSDFVEMFVGVGASRVRDLFEQAKANAPAIIFVDEIDAVGRHRGAGIGGGNDEREQTLNQLLVEMDGFDVKTNVILIAATNRPDVLDPALLRPGRFDRQISVEAPDLIGRDQILKVHAKGKPMAPGVDLRAVAKKTPGYTGADLANVLNEAALLTARSNANLIDDRALDEAIDRVMAGPQKRSRVMKEHERKVTAYHEGGHALVAAALRNSAPVTKITILPRGRALGYTMVVPENDKYSVTRNELLDQMAYAMGGRVAEELVFHDPSTGASNDIEKATGIARKMVTEFGMSERVGAVRLGQGGGEPFLGRDAGHERNYSDQIAYIVDEEVRRLIEGAHDEAYAILTENRDVLDSLALELLERETLNQAEIAQVFTNIRKRDFREIWLSKETRPIQGAGPVESRMEKAEREAQEEATHARLEEPLDTFPPHAQGVASQEPFQGGVTDLGPDGHPG
- a CDS encoding zinc-dependent metalloprotease, whose protein sequence is MESSARETSAQAQNLVNWELAAATAARLAPAGPTLGSAEIGAAVDNLRLMAEISVPHVHDITGLEAARDLRDSSVLVVDRASWARANTQSFAVMLQPAMERMLEGRRGTVSTGAASVSGAITGGQLGAVLAFLSSKVLGQYDPFSALAENSTAPAAGRLLLVAPNIISVERDLNVEPADFRLWVCLHEQTHRVQFAAAPWLRHHMLDEIENLSGQLLGNVDSLMERASAAAKSLKDRAAPGAVPGRGAILDLLQNPEEKAALSRLTALMSLLEGHANVVMDAVDAGIVPSVKTIRQRFNSRGKNHGVIEKFIRNLLGLDAKMRQYSDGAKFVREVVAVAGMEGFNRVWDSAAQLPTETEIHDSKLWLERMGL